The Mycolicibacterium smegmatis genome has a window encoding:
- a CDS encoding branched-chain amino acid ABC transporter permease → MIHQCVDQYICLADNINFNLDGLRNGFWQLTIDGLSWGAIYALVAVGYTLVFGVLRLINFAHSEIFMLGMFGAYFCLDVILGFTPSGNAYNKGIGLTVLYLGIAMLFAMLVSGSAAIGLEFIAYRPLRKRNARALTFLITAIGMSFVLQEFVHFVLPKLMKGYGGSNAQQPITLVQPKAQFTVFGATVSNVTLVIVVSALILALLTDIALNRTKFGRGIRAVAQDPTTATLMGVSRERIIMTTFLIGGLLAGAAALLYTLKVPQGIIYSGGFLLGIKAFSAAVLGGIGNLRGALLGGLLLGIMENYGQAVFGTQWRDVVAFVLLVLVLLFRPTGILGESLGKARV, encoded by the coding sequence ATGATCCACCAGTGCGTCGACCAGTACATCTGTCTGGCCGACAACATCAATTTCAACCTCGACGGGCTGCGTAACGGCTTCTGGCAGTTGACCATCGACGGCCTGTCATGGGGCGCGATCTACGCGCTCGTGGCGGTCGGCTACACGCTGGTGTTCGGCGTGCTGCGGCTGATCAACTTCGCGCACTCCGAGATCTTCATGCTCGGCATGTTCGGTGCGTACTTCTGCCTCGACGTGATCCTCGGGTTCACCCCGAGCGGCAACGCCTACAACAAGGGCATCGGGCTGACGGTCCTGTATCTGGGCATCGCGATGCTGTTCGCGATGCTGGTCTCGGGATCGGCGGCGATCGGGCTGGAGTTCATCGCCTACCGTCCACTGCGAAAACGCAACGCGCGGGCGCTGACCTTCCTCATCACCGCGATCGGCATGTCGTTCGTGCTGCAGGAATTCGTGCACTTCGTGCTGCCCAAGCTGATGAAGGGCTACGGCGGCAGCAACGCGCAGCAGCCGATCACGCTGGTGCAGCCCAAGGCCCAGTTCACGGTGTTCGGTGCGACGGTGTCCAACGTGACGCTCGTGATCGTCGTGTCGGCGCTCATCCTCGCGCTGCTGACCGACATCGCGCTCAACCGCACCAAGTTCGGGCGCGGGATCCGCGCCGTGGCACAGGATCCCACCACCGCGACGCTGATGGGTGTGTCGCGCGAGCGGATCATCATGACGACGTTCCTCATCGGCGGCCTGCTGGCCGGCGCCGCGGCACTGCTCTACACCCTGAAGGTGCCGCAGGGCATCATCTACTCGGGCGGCTTCCTGCTCGGCATCAAGGCGTTCTCGGCGGCGGTGCTCGGCGGCATCGGCAACCTGCGTGGCGCACTGCTGGGCGGTCTGCTGCTCGGCATCATGGAGAACTACGGGCAGGCGGTGTTCGGCACCCAGTGGCGTGACGTGGTCGCGTTCGTCCTGCTCGTTCTGGTCCTGTTGTTCCGGCCGACCGGAATACTCGGTGAGAGCCTCGGGAAGGCGCGAGTATGA
- a CDS encoding branched-chain amino acid ABC transporter permease, whose product MSDQHTQQNPGENTSSLARTLLAPGDIIREQWSTLPRVAKWAVGVIGFGLLALLPLFTPGFLNTPGISFGGTMAQFAMVAIIAIGLNVVVGQAGLLDLGYVGFYAVGAYTVALLTSPSSPWNIVGVDKFLSSDWAWLACVPLAMAITAIAGLILGTPTLRLRGDYLAIVTLGFGEIIRLMADNLSDITNGARGLNQVAYPRLGESEKLPNGVFSSGNSTGLANYGTWWFWLGVALIVGILLLVGNLERSRVGRAWIAIREDEDAAEVMGVNAFKFKLWAFTIGAAIGGLSGALYAGQVQYVAPQTFNIINSMLFLCAVVLGGQGNKLGVIFGAFVIVYLPNRLLGVEFLGINLGDLKYLFFGLALVVLMIFRPQGLFPARQHLLTYGKAARDLLRATPVKEHTS is encoded by the coding sequence ATGAGTGATCAGCACACACAGCAGAATCCGGGGGAGAACACCAGCTCGTTGGCCAGAACCCTGCTGGCGCCCGGCGACATCATCCGCGAGCAGTGGTCGACGTTGCCGCGCGTGGCCAAGTGGGCCGTCGGCGTCATCGGTTTCGGGCTGCTGGCCCTGCTGCCGTTGTTCACCCCGGGCTTCCTGAACACGCCAGGCATCAGCTTCGGCGGCACCATGGCGCAGTTCGCGATGGTCGCGATCATCGCGATCGGACTCAACGTCGTGGTCGGCCAGGCCGGTCTGCTCGACCTGGGCTATGTCGGTTTCTACGCCGTCGGCGCCTACACCGTCGCACTGCTCACCAGCCCGTCGAGCCCGTGGAACATCGTCGGTGTCGACAAGTTCCTCAGCAGCGACTGGGCCTGGTTGGCATGTGTCCCACTGGCAATGGCGATCACCGCGATCGCAGGCCTGATCCTCGGCACCCCGACGTTGCGGTTGCGCGGCGACTACCTCGCGATCGTCACGCTGGGCTTCGGCGAGATCATCCGGCTCATGGCGGACAACCTGTCCGACATCACCAACGGTGCACGCGGCCTGAACCAGGTGGCGTATCCGCGACTGGGCGAGAGCGAGAAGCTGCCGAACGGGGTGTTCTCCAGCGGCAATTCGACCGGCCTCGCCAACTACGGCACGTGGTGGTTCTGGCTGGGGGTTGCGCTGATCGTCGGGATCCTGCTGCTGGTCGGCAATCTCGAGCGCAGCCGTGTCGGACGTGCGTGGATCGCGATCCGCGAGGACGAGGACGCCGCCGAGGTGATGGGCGTCAACGCCTTCAAGTTCAAGCTGTGGGCGTTCACCATCGGCGCTGCCATCGGCGGACTGTCCGGCGCGCTGTACGCGGGCCAGGTGCAGTACGTGGCCCCGCAGACGTTCAACATCATCAACTCGATGCTGTTCCTGTGTGCGGTGGTGCTCGGCGGCCAGGGCAACAAGCTCGGTGTGATCTTCGGTGCGTTCGTCATCGTCTACCTGCCCAACCGCCTGCTCGGGGTCGAGTTCCTCGGCATCAACCTCGGCGACCTGAAGTACCTGTTCTTCGGACTCGCCCTGGTGGTACTGATGATCTTCCGGCCGCAGGGCCTGTTCCCCGCGCGTCAGCATCTGCTGACGTACGGCAAGGCGGCGCGGGACCTGCTGCGGGCCACCCCGGTGAAGGAGCACACGTCATGA
- a CDS encoding ABC transporter ATP-binding protein, with the protein MTEPPQVAEEVIEDLAGVHREINAAEGEILLQTHDLTVKFGGLVALDSVNFNIRRGEILGLIGPNGAGKTTCFNAITGVYRPSSGSVTFDGAPLGRIKRHQITRRGIARTFQNIRLFGEMTALENVMVGTDARHRTSVPGALIRSPRHFREERSAVERSAALLHFVGIAHRGEEKAKNLSYGDQRRLEIARALATEPKLLCLDEPAAGFNPSEKAALIDLIRKIRDDGYTVLLIEHDMRLVMGVTDRIVVLEFGRKIADGLPSQIREDPKVIAAYLGVPDDEIR; encoded by the coding sequence ATGACCGAGCCTCCCCAGGTGGCAGAGGAAGTCATCGAGGATCTGGCCGGCGTCCACCGGGAGATCAACGCGGCCGAGGGTGAGATCCTTCTGCAGACGCACGATCTGACCGTCAAGTTCGGCGGGCTCGTGGCGCTCGACTCGGTGAACTTCAACATCCGTCGCGGCGAGATCCTCGGTCTCATCGGACCCAACGGTGCGGGCAAGACCACGTGCTTCAACGCGATCACGGGTGTCTACCGCCCGAGTTCGGGCTCGGTGACGTTCGACGGTGCGCCGCTGGGCCGGATCAAACGGCACCAGATCACGCGTCGTGGCATCGCGCGCACCTTCCAGAACATCCGGCTGTTCGGCGAGATGACGGCACTGGAGAACGTCATGGTCGGCACCGACGCCCGGCACCGCACCTCGGTGCCGGGGGCGCTGATCCGCTCACCGCGGCATTTCCGCGAGGAGCGCTCGGCGGTCGAGAGATCGGCTGCATTGCTCCACTTTGTGGGCATCGCGCACCGGGGCGAGGAGAAGGCCAAGAACCTTTCGTACGGCGATCAGCGTCGCCTGGAGATCGCGCGAGCGCTGGCGACCGAACCCAAGCTGCTGTGTCTCGACGAACCCGCGGCCGGGTTCAACCCGAGCGAGAAGGCCGCGCTGATCGATCTGATCCGCAAGATCCGCGACGACGGATACACCGTGCTGCTGATCGAGCACGACATGCGTCTGGTCATGGGTGTCACCGACCGCATCGTGGTTCTGGAGTTCGGCCGCAAGATCGCCGACGGCCTGCCCTCGCAGATCCGGGAGGATCCGAAGGTGATCGCCGCATACCTGGGGGTACCCGATGACGAAATCCGGTGA
- a CDS encoding ABC transporter ATP-binding protein, whose translation MTKSGETTRKVLLEVRDAVVHYGRIRALHGVSLVVHEGELVTLLGSNGAGKTTMMRAISGLRPLTSGSVWFDGQDISRMKAHRRVTEGLIQAPEGRGVFPGMTVVENLEMGCYGRKFPSRQEHAERLDWVFETFPRLAERRSQVGGTLSGGEQQMLAIGRALMARPKILLLDEPSMGLAPMVISQIFRIIADINSQGTTVLLVEQNAQQALSRSDRAYILETGNITRTGVARELLQDDSIRAAYLGVA comes from the coding sequence ATGACGAAATCCGGTGAGACGACGCGCAAGGTGCTCCTCGAGGTGCGCGATGCGGTCGTGCACTACGGCAGAATCCGTGCGCTGCACGGCGTTTCGCTCGTGGTCCACGAGGGTGAACTGGTCACGCTGTTGGGGTCCAACGGTGCAGGCAAGACCACGATGATGCGTGCGATCTCGGGCCTGCGTCCGCTGACATCAGGTTCGGTGTGGTTCGACGGGCAGGACATCTCCCGTATGAAGGCACACCGGCGGGTCACCGAGGGCCTCATCCAGGCTCCGGAGGGCCGCGGCGTGTTCCCGGGCATGACCGTCGTGGAGAACCTGGAGATGGGTTGCTACGGACGGAAATTCCCGTCGCGCCAGGAGCACGCCGAACGCCTGGACTGGGTGTTCGAGACGTTCCCGCGGCTGGCCGAGCGACGCAGCCAGGTCGGCGGCACGCTCTCCGGCGGTGAGCAGCAGATGCTCGCGATCGGCCGCGCGCTCATGGCCCGCCCGAAGATCCTGCTGCTCGACGAGCCGTCGATGGGCCTGGCGCCCATGGTGATCTCCCAGATCTTCCGGATCATCGCCGACATCAACTCGCAGGGCACCACGGTGCTGCTGGTCGAGCAGAACGCCCAGCAGGCCCTCAGCCGCTCCGACCGCGCCTACATCCTCGAGACCGGCAACATCACCCGCACCGGCGTGGCGCGGGAGTTGCTGCAGGACGACAGCATTCGCGCGGCCTACCTCGGCGTGGCCTGA
- a CDS encoding YnfA family protein — protein sequence MVGKSVVLFVLAAVLEIGGAWLVWQGLREQRGWLWAGAGVIALGAYGFVAAFQPDANFGRVLAAYGGVFIAGSLLWGMIADGFRPDRWDVAGAAVALVGVGLIMYAPR from the coding sequence ATGGTCGGAAAATCCGTCGTGCTGTTCGTGCTCGCCGCGGTGCTCGAGATCGGCGGCGCCTGGCTCGTGTGGCAGGGACTCCGTGAGCAGCGCGGCTGGCTGTGGGCGGGCGCGGGCGTGATCGCGCTGGGCGCATACGGTTTCGTCGCGGCGTTCCAACCCGACGCCAACTTCGGCCGCGTGCTGGCCGCCTACGGAGGGGTGTTCATCGCCGGATCCCTGCTGTGGGGCATGATCGCCGACGGTTTCCGGCCCGACCGCTGGGACGTCGCAGGCGCCGCGGTGGCCCTGGTGGGCGTCGGGCTCATCATGTACGCCCCGCGCTGA